The genome window ATTTTGAATGTTtgatatatctttttattactttaaataaaaataaatacgtcGGTCAAAATCTATTTGGAGTACTGTATAAAAATACGAAGTACttattaaactattattaacaaaataatctattatttatactaaaaaaaatcaaaatttgtcAAGATCCGCTAGGGTTTCAATAACAGCGGGTGTTTTGATTGTTTTCCCCTTTAATGCTTCCAACTTTTCACCGGCATAAGAGACCAGCGGCGAAATTTCAAAGTTAAGATTATCGAATGATTCTCCATCACCGGGTACAATTTTACCACCAGCATTTTCAACAAATCTAACTTGTTGGTTTATAATATCTCTTCTACTAGTATCAGGATCATCTGCGCCAGTTCCTGGTGCGTTTTTAAGAGGCGAAAACTCTTCTTTTCTATCAACCTCTAAAACGGCCATGCGTTCAGTGAAAGGAAAAACGTCAAAGACAAATAGTTCAAGCTTCATACCATTTGGTTTTGAAGGTGAAACTAATTCGCCAGAAGTTTTATCACAgtgtttaattttcttttttgctaTATGATACTCGAGTTCATTTTCAAAAGATTCTACACGATTAAGGAAGTCAACCGTGTAAAAATGATTGGCAATATTACCCGCACCAAAGGAAAGTTGACCATTAGGTTTTTTTTGTGCTGCAACGGAAGGATCTATTTCGCTATATTCCACCACATTGAACTTGCCATTGCGAAGTGCAATGACGCCAACAGGTTCTTCAGGTGAAGTTTTACGAACAACTTTAGCACCACAATCTGCATTCTTGGAAACGCAATAACCGATGAATACGGGATCGGCAACACGAACAAGACAATTATCAACACAATATGCATGAACGTAAGAAATATTGCGAGCTTTTAATGAATCAAGGATTTTTTCATCCCTAAGTGCCGCATAAATTCCTCCATTACCATCGGGCGCAATAGCAAGCTTTAGAATAATgataacaaattaatttagcaATGGAAGAAAATAAcgttgaataataaaaatatataccttAGATTTGGTTTCCAGGAAAATCTTTCCATCGTTGGTCAATGCAGGAAGTGTACCTACCAGATAAATCACGTCAGCAAGAATCGATGAAGTAAtctaatataaactttttattaccTTGTTCAAAAAAGATAACATTCTCTTCTTTTAAtccaaaataattatgttgttTGAAAAATGCTTCAGTAGCAGCCCTAGTTGGACCACTAGTCATTATATACCATGGAATAATCACCTCTGTAGTTTTGCCATCCTGAGCAATATTTTGCAACCTCAGAATACGTTCCGCTTGAAGCTGAAACAAAGATTTATGAGATGGCAAGCGTATATCATAACAACCTTTTGGAGCTGAAGAGCCAAGTCTGGTTCCTTGACCACCAGCCATTAAAAGGACGGCAACTTTGTTTTgagaaattaaattcaaaCCCAAATCTTCCCACTCTTTGATTTTCGATTTATTTGCGTCTAAGGTAGAATCAAATACATCATCTGGTAAAGGTTCCAAGTTTTGTTTGTCGGTACCGGGAGCAATTTCTGAGCTTGTTGCTTTCTTAAAGATTCGGTTGACGCGTTCAATATCAAGTTTTGAAAGTTGGTTGAAAAATGAAGTCTGTTCTTCTGGACTGAGTTTGTCATAGAAAGTAAAAAGATGTTCTTGTCCAGCTTCAGCATATTTTGCTTTTAAAGATTCAACTTCAGTAGTGGTAGACATCTTGTTTGATGAGGGGAGTTAAGTCTGAAAGTTTGAAGGAACATGATGCGTGTACtggtattaaaatttaaaatttttatcactaCTGGTTAGATGTTGTAACACTTCATTACATGCGATTTTACATTCACGTGATcgaagtaaattttattggtagaTTAAACACCATCAAATTAATcgagacaaaaaaaattttttttttagatcagAACTCTTTTCTCTAAGTTATTCTTCTAGACAGACCCCACCAAAAATGGTATGtcctaattaaaatttttatttacgtgAGATGAAACTAATTTAACATGGATATATAGAAAAGAATATGATTACGTTGAAGTATcttatttttcttgttttttttaaaaaaaaaaattggtatagGCTGATTCAGGTACAGCTACAATAAGAACACGCAACTTTATTACCAATCGGCTTTTGCGCAGAAGGCAATTTGTGGTTGATGTTCTTCATCCTGGTCGTGCTAATGTATCAAAAGATGAACTTCGCGAAAAGTTAGCCACAATGTATAAATGTGACAAagagattatttttgttttcggGTTTCGTACCGTTTTTGGTGGTGGTCGTTCAACTGGTTTTGGCTTGATTTATGAAGATATTGAAcatgcaaaaaaatttgaaccaAAATATAGGCTTGTTAGGGTAATTTggacatttttattttaactgatctatttatttatttattagataaatatttaactaattcaattaattttagcaaaaaCTTGCAGAATCCGAGAAAACCGCTCGTAAACAACGTAAAGAGCGAAAGAATCGTGCCAAGAAATTCCGTGGTACCAAGAAGACAAAAGCTACTACTAAGAAAGAAAAGTAAATCGAGCAATAACTACAAATCTCTATCACATGAGAGCGAGtactatattaataattttaatcattcgACAagtcatattaaattaatccTCTTGactagaaaaaatatatatagctttATATATGACAATCTAAAATTAAAgggaattaattatatttgagcacatattattgttttaacgtaaaaattttcattttaaaaattccgtattcaatatcattaaaaaaaaaatatgtattttaaagcaataaatatttttaaaaaatgaatccttgaaaaaatcaattttagcGAGTAGTAAGTTTATTAACAAGTTGCATCACATCACCAACAATCTCTAAACCACCTGCAACAGCtatatcattaaatataaCTTCTTTAGAATTTTCGCCAGATTTCCACAACTTAACATGTAATTCGGCATCCAAACTTTCTTCAATCGTTAGAGCCATTTTTCCAAATTGTTTACTAGGAGCACGTAAAGGAATACCACTTCCAACCTTACGCATAATATCAATTTCCAAATTTAATCCATTTACAGTATTAACAACATGTAATTTAACATATTGCTTAGCGAAATCATCCATTGTTATTTCCAAATTGacaattttagaaaaaaaatcataagtactaaaattatatgtaatatctGATTTTGCGtgataaaaaacaattatacgACCGGCGAGACGAAATAATGATAGGAAATTTCTTAGATAAGGGACATTATATAATGGGTTATCAGGAGATATTAAAGGAAAATCTGCAACTGAAACTAATATTGAAGAACTTTTAAAATCTTCTTTCACTTCATTGATAAACGTATTTGATTGAGACCATATCCAGGATTTAGGAAAATTTACACCCCaatctttttcaatataacCAAAACCATTTTCTAAATCGATTCTATTTTCTACAATTCCATTATGTATCATATTAACAAATTCGATCATACCAAACGATTTATGAGACATGCTTACAACTCCATGATTACATTCCAAGAAAGGAATATAAGCGAAAGGACCCATAACAGTCGGAGAAGAATAAGTGAAAGGATATGGAgttgtattattaaaagaaatatatccACGAACAGAATATGGAATATATGGATGTTTTATAATCGATGTTTTCAAGGAGGAAGGATCTAATTCTCttcctaaaatttttttccaatcttTAACCACTAAATTAACGTACGATTCATATTCAATATCTGTCGATGGAACTAATCTGGTTGAAGAAAGacttaatacaataatattttcattaaatttattctgcCCAATTTTAATCGTAAAATCACCATTCTCTACGCTAAATTCACTAATATTATATCGATAATATAAACACTCATATCCACCACGAATTACCATAACAAAAGCATGAGATTTCTCATCACTGTGTGAAGTTGACTTATAAATTCCTGGTATAACTATGAGAGATTCTTTCGCGTTACTTGTAACTGTTTTGTAATACCACCcttcaaagaaatttttgttaatttctttACCATGATAAAATGTTGGTTTATATATTAACCGaatatttgatattgttaattgataatttatgctaaatatgtaaattacaAATGCAAAAATTATACTAACCAACGCATGTTTTAACGTAATATGAGCcatattttacaaagaaaGTTTAAGacgatcattttattaataattcacgTGAAAATCACTTCTAAAACGAGAATTTACGTGAAAAGCCACGGAATTTACCATAGAATCTTGCTTCTTTTTCATCAAACGAAAAAATGGATACTTTGATCGCATTGTTATCACTAAATCGGCAAATTACCGGAGTTTTTTCGAAAAATCAAACCATCTAGCATATTTGTGTCGCATTTTTGCTTAATTGATAGTTGCACTAATTTGACGTTTCTAATTGAATCGTTTTTGTTGTTAAtgtttcaagtttttttttgtggtaTAAATTAGGGATGAGCACATAATATGGTTCCGGAATACCTtatataaacatattaaaatttaatttttttcgatttcttcatgatcattttcataaactaaaaatatattgttgttaatattgtaaatgcCTTTTCTTTCCGCTATGCACAATGAATATCAAGGGACTCCTCAAAAATCTCATCTTTCAACGATGTTTCTATTACGTCACTTTCCTAATAACCACTTATACACTTAT of Rhizophagus irregularis chromosome 32, complete sequence contains these proteins:
- a CDS encoding 40S ribosomal protein eS24; its protein translation is MADSGTATIRTRNFITNRLLRRRQFVVDVLHPGRANVSKDELREKLATMYKCDKEIIFVFGFRTVFGGGRSTGFGLIYEDIEHAKKFEPKYRLVRQKLAESEKTARKQRKERKNRAKKFRGTKKTKATTKKEK